The Plectropomus leopardus isolate mb chromosome 14, YSFRI_Pleo_2.0, whole genome shotgun sequence DNA window gtgtcagatCCAAAAGGTTTGAGGCCAAGATGCAGAGACAGGCCGATAAGACGAAAACCAAGCAGGAGGAAAGGTGAGAAATAATATTCTGTGAGCGTgacatttagtgtgaaacaCAGCTTCCTGACCTGGTCTCTTCTTTTGAGAGTGTGTATGATCTATCTTTCTGTATAGTTTACCAGAAGTAGGGATTATAACAATTAATCCATGACTGATTAACCGATCATTAAGAATTTGATGGAACATTTAATTGAttgctgtcaaaatatatgcaaaatgttgctgtgagctttgactgaggataaTACACATTTGGCATTGTCTGAAATAAGtttaaatatacacatatatttttttttctcaaataacaATTCATTGATTGttaattttacagattattCGATTAAcgaagtgcttacaatttgcaaccctaatcATAGCTCTTCTGTgcaaaaagatatttaaaaaaacagcgtCCATCTCACAAGTAACAACAGGTGCACAAGGTGGACATGAATTTGCAATGTAAATATATGATAAtggaataaaacacaaaagcagttCAGTCTGATTATCAGGCTGCATCTTAACTGAAACTGGCCAGTACTGCATATCTGAGATTATACAAGATTTTATTGTAGTGAAACTGCCACAAACTACAGAAAACTCTTAGTTAAACTAGTATTTTAACTACATATCGTTAACTACCTCGCAACCCTCCCAACCCCCCACTCCACTGCCACCACCTTTTCCAAGCTATCCAATATCATGTCGTTCACAATATTACCGATATCATTACTTATATGATAAGAACAGTTCATAGAATGATAATGGCAATATTCAGACTTGTTTAATGACATAATACCGTTAACACACAGGCAACAACAAGCAtcactgaggggaaaaaatgctaCTGACTATGAAAATTTGATGGCAAACTTTATTCTGACTTTTAAGActataacacttattttgttgcaattttttgttcttgaaaattaataataaaatattttttcagtattttgtcatatcattaAGAATATTGTTGTCACAAAAACATACCCTGAAATATTGTTCTATTATTTTAGAGTCATATCGGCCCTCCTAACCAATATTGGAAGGGTTACATGTTAAGACCAGTTGCTTCCCACAAAGCTTAAGAGGAGAAAAAGCTCAGACTTCCTCATCCACACTGCTTTGCCCTGTTGAAGtttatttcctgcttttcttAAATCTCACATAATGTTTACATGTACACAGCCCTCTCAACCTGCGgaatattttcttctggcaCTGCAGACTGATCAGCATTAAATTGTAATTGATTGactcacttgtttttttttgtaaaggcaAATTAAGTTCAAGTGAGGTTCAATTGACCTTTTCATTCAGCAGAGATTTATAACATTTGTTAATGTTGTCCTTAGAGTACAAATGCCCATATACATAGGCATAGATGTATTGCTATTATGGCTTTTCTGGGTCTATGCACATCTCAGggtatattttaacattttctccGCTAAGAGATAGTCTATCAATCTTTACAATCTATAGGACACCTGACGCACCAGCTGCCCCTGTTACATTGTTGGTCATGAGCCGTATCAGCTTCCTTCATAGCTCACCACAAAAGCTCACGTCACAGTTACCAGCCCAAACTGGTTTGTGGCCATGTGACTTTTGGGAGTGTTTTAGAGTGTGAAAAATATTATCAGTCATTGTGTTACTCAGAGGACATTGTTTTGTTCTTGCAGGAGAGCAGAAATGAAACAGAGACATGACGAAATCAGGAAGAAATATGGTGAGTTCTCTCACTTGCTGACAcaacttttctctctttttcattcatGTGGACAGACTTGTGCAgatatgttttactttttttaaatgcaaaattagAGTTTCTGTACTTTTGATGGaagaattaattttaaaatgcaaaacgaGATTATATTTTCATGGAAAATTTTTGGGAGATgcgcttttttgttttcttgctaaaaagtgaaatgaaaagaataCAACTCTTACGTTTGTACGGTAAAAATGAAGCTACAGCTGGTTACCTTAGCACAGAGACTGGAAACTGGAGAAAACAATTAGCCTGGATTTGTCCAAATATAACCAAAAGTCTACCTACTAGCTCATCCAAAGCTCATAGATTGCGACATTATGTAATTTGTTCAATCCATACAAGAAATGAAGTGTGAAAATGTCAAGTTGTGTAGTCACAAGTTGTTATTTGCATGGATGTAttagagaactggatacagcactgTCGTTCATGCTTTCTTCCAATGTATTCCCATGGTCACTGATTGTATTGCAACAAAACAGCCCCTGtaacccaaaaagcatttttgccatacacCATCATTGTTTGAGAGaggtctgtaaaactgttgacaagTTATCTCCAGCTATAAACGTGGTTAAACTTTTTCTCTAAATGATGTCAATATCTAAGTCAagttaattttgacttttattgtaacaaaacataataaaagttaTCTCAGGGATACTGTTCATGTAAAGCAAGTCTAGACCATACTCTTTAAACCAGTTAAACCAAGTTTAAACCTCCATGCATGCATTCGTGCTGTGTCTcgggaacaaaaaaaatgtgctaggttaaatcaataaatggacctgcactacGACAGTGCCATTCTAGTTTAATGACCACTAAAAACACTTCTTGTGGCCGAGGCTAACATACAAGGTGGCACATATATCTGAAGTaccttgcccaaggatacttcgacatttGAACAACAACAGCCGGGAATCAAACTGTCAATCCTTTGATAAGTGGATGACTTGTGGCGGCGCCATATCCAGAACCGCCTAAGGTCATATTCAATTGGCGGCATAACTTGGAAGTAACCTGGAAGCTAGAGGCTGTTTGGCATATGTGCCAGCCAATCAATTCTCATTGGATTGAATAGGtttcattttggggttttgatTGTATGCCAGACTAATTTTTGGATAAGTGGCGCCTTTGCTGGTTGCATAGCAACCTCACAGTGACTatcaaacatgtcatttttacacttttgttttaggttttgtGCAAACGCAATATGATGGGTTAAATAGCATACTTCAGATGCGCTGGCAGATTTTGCTACCTTCAGACAGAGGCTAGTTGTTTTCCCTTGATTCCAGcttttgtgctaagctaagctaactagctgCTGCTGGTAGCTTTTAAATCAATTCATGAATCAATCAATGAATTGACTGattgtgtttatgtttcagGTCTAAGTGGGCAAAATCCGTACTCTAAATTTGCATGAGAGGACCTGAGATTTACACCATAACCCTTCTGTTTTtccctgaactttgacctcacacacctaaaaaaaaactgtcctgTGGTGGTGAGAAAAGCATGAGAATTAATGTAAACTATAACTAAGACTATTTCAGAGAGGTAGCAATTGTTTTTGCAGTCTTGTCTGTGAACGGGAATGTTTTATTCAATGTGATGAACGTAGAGACCGAAACAAAAGCTAGAATAGATAAATGTGCCAGCATTGTTCTTCAAGACTATAATAGTCTTTCCTGTGTCTTTGTAGCATCAGTCtacttaaaatgtttattagGTTAAGTCTTAGGTTGATTTGTACAGAATGAAAAAATCCActtaatacttttgtttttgctcaataAAACCTGTTTCATCtgcatattttcatttgttttgctcCTCTGAGTTGCTGCTGATTTATAGatgtacttaaaaaataataacctatttttgtactttgtatGATTTCTAATCTTGTTTCAAATGGACTCATTTCTATTCTGACATGTAGGAGGCCGTATTTATTGTGTTACTGCTGTACGTTCCACTGACATGAATGTTTTTAGGTTAGGTTTTAGGTTTGGTCGAAATTAAATCTTCACCCTTGCATCCAGAATTTATAAAGTAATAATCAACTTGAATGTGTTGATCCTAAAGTTGAATTGAAGTCTGCCTAATTCCAAGTTTGACTGTATATCCTGTAGAGACATGCaagccaaataaaaaactttGGACAAATAATTACCTTGTGACACTTGAAatgtattgtttgtgttttgtctacTGTGCTTTTATAAAAACGGCATTTTTTACCTTCTATTTTGTGTCTTGAGTTTAAGGTtcttttttaaggattttttaaaaaagtgaaagtttatTGTCTGAAACTGTAGTTGCTCTCCAACCTCGCATGGAGaagtttaaatgacaaaaactccCTGTTAAAGAGCTTTAGGGGCTAAAAGCTGACACCTGCTGTGTGAGgtaaagaacatttttatttcatccaaaaatattttgtcgcattttattcaaatttaagcTATTTCTAAAACTGCTTGTGCTAATAATATTCtaaactttgtttgtttgcatttttacttgaaatttGAATAATATGCTTTACAATAAACGTATTAACATACTTTTAcatttggattgttttttttctgtgacctAATTCATTGTAAGTTAATTCATAGCTGTGTTTGAATATTTACAacagataagataagatagacCCCACACGGAGAAATTCAAGTCAGACGCAAGCGGCAAGTCAGACgcaagagaaaaaaggaaaaaatgactgattgcTGAGTAGGACAAgaatattacaaaatacaaattagataaaaaaaatttaaaataatataaaatctctataaaatatacacatttcaCTCATATGTATATGACTTGCACGGGATAACTACAATACATGCATGTTAAGTAGCATTTTTactctaaaatataaaaaacatgaatattctTGCAAAGTAAGtgggaaaaaatgcacatgACCCATGCTTTTGTACCAGTATTCACTGTATTTCCTTGGTAAGTTCTTCAGCTCGCGTGCTCGAGTATTTTGCATAGGTGCGCGCTCCCGTGTCCGCGCTCCCGCGGTTTTGCGGTCACGTGGTCTTCTCAGAACCAATCATTTTTCTGTAACGGATGTCGAAAGCGCGTACCCGACATCGGAGCAGAAGAGAGGACAGAAGGcggcagaaagacaaaaaaacgcCCAATTAACCGATTACTTTGAAAACCCgcacacaaaatacagccagGATGTCAGAGGAAAAGCCAAAGGTAAGATATAAAAGTTTAAAGATCTGTAGATGTGTTGAGATGGCTCAGTGGAGCTCCTGCCAAACCATTTCTCAGATGTGCAATCTAAAATGGCCTGGTTTGCACGTTTCTCTGAATCGGCGCAGTGTTTGTTTCGCAAATGAATGAGTGCCCGCACAtccatatttacatttaaatgctcCTACAGATCACCCCGCTGATAGAAATGGGAGATCATCTGTCATATTAAGCAGAGTGTCGAAGATTTTgagcaaaaatgtcagttacATCAAGATTGTCATTTgcggattttttttctttgtcgaAACGGGACCACGTTAACGTTATGTCCGCAACGCCGCAAATGCCGCAACTGCAGCAGCGACAAAAAGGCGCTAATGGAGGTgacgcacacacataaaaactaaattaacagtgatattttttatgtctttcaaTGTTCTAAGACTCGTTTTGCCCCTagtacaacaaaacaaaacagctagCAGCGTTAGCCGGCAGCTAAACTCAGCATCGGTATCAAAGGCTGGCGTGCCAGCCGTTGACGGTGCCAACCAGCTAGCCGGGAGCTAAttatgctaacgttagcatctGTGACTGAAGCAACATATAATGCAACGCTTATAATGCTcatgtctgttttgtttaaaatatcagcaaaatattGCGACCACACTATCACCACACATTTTGTTGTTACTGAAAcgtctttttaagttgcaggCTAACGTTTTATGTAGCGTTAGCATTTGCTAACTTGGCTGCCATTCGTCTCTACTGGTGCACTTTTTACGGTGTATTTGTGATCCTAATGTGAACTGCTGAGCGTGTGGTGTCTCTTTTACCTGATGTTGGACACGTTTGTCTCCGCAGGAGGGAGTAAAGACTGAGAACGATCACATCAACCTCAAGGTTGCAGGGCAAGATGGGTCGGTGGTCCAGTTCAAAATCAAAAGACACACACCGCTCAGCAAACTAATGAAGGCGTACTGTGAACGACAGGTGAGCTGAAACCCCAAATTACTGCTgttaagggactgttctctatttatcagagTAGAGGGGTGGCTGGGTGTGACTTCCTGTTAAACAAGGGAACATAGCTTCCTCCTTCCATTATAAATAACAACATTCCACAATCTGTGGCTATAATTAATGGTGTgctttgagattttaaaaaataattgtagcaaaataaagagaaaaaaactcaaatgtgatgagatttttaatgaaaatatgcCTTTCAAATCCACTTTCAGGTTTTGGGTTTCGAAGcatatttaagtaaatactaaatacaatcatttaaagttgtatgttcCTCCCTTAAGCCCaacgaaaaaaacaaaacttgctccccagtgcttaaattCATCATTTGAAATGCATCaataaacagtccctaaaaatCATGCAATTATTTTGGATGTGCTGTAACAATGTAGTCAGCCTCCCTGTTAGTTGCACAGTTCACCTTGTCATGTATATGTAGATTCATCCTTGTCTGTTGTTGCTCCTGCAGGGTCTTGCAATCAGGCAGATCAGGTTCAGGTTTGATGGCCAGCCTATCAATGAGTCGGATACACCTGCACAGGTAAGATATGATGTTTTGCTCACCGTTATATTCTCTTTAAAACTCAGTCAAATGATCTTTATTCATTGTGCTAACACAGAGAAGCCTGACAccatactgtgaaaatactctgttacaagtaagcAAGAATAATCAGAAACATATACTTGAAGTAGAAGTACCCAGTGCTGACAAATCTAAAGAATTCCCCCAAAACtcaacattattaaaaataaatcagaaaatgacttaatgTTTATTAGAAATAGTtgccaattcattttctttcaatcaGCAAATTGATTAATAGTTTCAGCTGCCCTTGTATAAACTCTTTggtagtttaaccctttaaaacctgggttgacacacattttattgtgctacattcagatgcctttcacaagtgttaaaaacttttaaaccaaaacaaataagtTTGAATTGTTTTGGAAACATGattcaatatttcaaattattttacagaattatttcattttcaaacatttccagttcatttattttatttatttacctaaCTTccccaggttttttttttaatttaaggtgattttcttttccactaaattttaactattttttttttgggtaattctttctgaagttgcttattgctttcttcccatgttttagaaagaaatcaacaaCTTACTGAGATGTTTTAGTGCAAAAATCTCAGTaagtaaagtaactaaagcattCAGATAAATGTGGTAAAGTACAATGTTTCCCTTTGAGATGTAATTGTGAATAAGTATAAAGTGAAAAGAACAGACACAAATGAATTGTATATATCTCAAGTTTTATATCTCTATCTCTGCATCATTATATCTGTTTAGTTATTGTTATATCCGTTATCTGTAACCTCTTTCCCTCGTCGCTTTCAGCTGGAGATGGAAGACGAAGACACCAT harbors:
- the LOC121953681 gene encoding small ubiquitin-related modifier 3; this encodes MSEEKPKEGVKTENDHINLKVAGQDGSVVQFKIKRHTPLSKLMKAYCERQGLAIRQIRFRFDGQPINESDTPAQLEMEDEDTIDVFQQQTGGHC